The Rhodopseudomonas palustris genome window below encodes:
- a CDS encoding metal ABC transporter substrate-binding protein, translated as MFRVVLILAAGFAAMLPAHAQERVRVVASFSILGDFVRNVGGDRVDIATLVGPGGDVHVYTPSPTDAKKVADARLLVVNGLGLEGWLPRLVQSSGSKATVVTATKGITPRDADEDDAHAGGGHAHDHGDGHADPHAWQSVANAKTYVGNIRDALIAADPAGEAAYRANAATYLAKLDALDRDVREAAAKIPESKRKVISTHDAFGYFAAAYRIVFIAPQGVSTESEASARDVAKIITQIRKDKVPAVFLENVTDPRLMQRISAETGAKIGGTLYSDSLTPENGDAPTYIDMVRHNIRTLTGALSG; from the coding sequence ATGTTCCGTGTCGTCCTGATCCTCGCCGCCGGCTTTGCCGCGATGCTGCCGGCACACGCGCAGGAGCGCGTCCGGGTGGTCGCGAGCTTCTCGATTCTCGGTGATTTCGTCCGCAATGTTGGCGGCGATCGCGTCGATATCGCCACGCTGGTCGGCCCTGGCGGCGACGTTCACGTCTATACGCCGTCCCCGACCGACGCCAAGAAAGTCGCCGACGCCAGGCTGCTGGTGGTCAACGGTCTCGGCCTGGAAGGCTGGCTGCCGCGGCTGGTGCAATCGTCCGGCAGCAAGGCCACCGTCGTCACCGCCACCAAGGGCATTACGCCGCGCGATGCCGACGAGGATGACGCCCACGCCGGCGGTGGGCACGCACACGATCACGGCGACGGCCACGCCGATCCGCATGCGTGGCAGTCGGTCGCCAATGCCAAGACCTATGTGGGCAATATCCGCGACGCGCTGATCGCCGCCGATCCGGCCGGCGAGGCTGCGTACCGTGCCAACGCCGCGACGTATCTGGCCAAGCTCGATGCGCTCGACCGCGACGTCCGCGAGGCTGCGGCGAAGATCCCCGAGAGCAAGCGCAAGGTGATCTCGACCCATGACGCCTTCGGCTATTTCGCCGCCGCCTACCGGATCGTCTTCATCGCGCCGCAGGGCGTCTCCACCGAATCCGAAGCCAGCGCCCGCGACGTCGCCAAGATCATCACCCAGATCCGCAAGGACAAGGTGCCGGCGGTGTTCCTGGAGAACGTCACCGACCCACGGCTGATGCAGCGGATCAGCGCCGAGACCGGCGCCAAGATCGGCGGCACGCTGTATTCCGACAGCCTGACGCCCGAAAACGGCGACGCCCCCACTTACATTGATATGGTCCGGCACAATATAAGAACGCTGACCGGCGCGCTGAGCGGATGA
- a CDS encoding CobW family GTP-binding protein has product MTSTAASKIPVTVLTGYLGAGKTTLLNRILSENHGKKYAVIVNEFGEIGIDNDLIIGADEEVFEMNNGCVCCTVRGDLVRILAGLMKRKGKFDAIIVETTGLADPAPVAQTFFVDEDVQNAARLDAVVTVADAKWLSERLKDAPEAKNQIAFADVIVLNKTDLVSPAELAEVEARIRAINPYAKLHRTERCQVALADVLERGAFDLDRILEIEPAFLEADDHDHHHDHDHGHHHHGHDHHHDHGLKHYHDEDMQSLSLKSDKPLDPAKFMPWLQQLVQTEGGKILRSKGILAFTGDDDRYVFQGVHMMLEGDHQRAWKEGEPRESRVVFIGRDLPEQAIRDGFAKCIAS; this is encoded by the coding sequence ATGACTTCTACGGCCGCTTCGAAGATTCCCGTCACCGTGCTCACCGGCTATCTCGGCGCCGGCAAGACCACGCTGCTCAACCGCATCCTGTCGGAAAACCACGGCAAGAAATACGCGGTGATCGTCAACGAATTCGGCGAGATCGGCATCGATAACGACCTCATCATCGGCGCCGACGAAGAAGTGTTCGAGATGAATAACGGCTGCGTCTGCTGCACGGTGCGCGGCGACCTGGTGCGCATTCTCGCCGGCCTGATGAAGCGCAAAGGCAAGTTCGACGCGATCATCGTCGAGACCACCGGCCTCGCCGATCCGGCCCCGGTGGCGCAGACCTTCTTCGTCGACGAAGATGTGCAGAACGCCGCGCGGCTCGATGCGGTGGTGACCGTCGCCGACGCCAAATGGCTAAGCGAACGGCTGAAGGATGCGCCCGAGGCCAAGAACCAGATCGCCTTCGCCGACGTCATCGTGCTGAACAAGACCGATCTGGTGAGCCCGGCCGAACTCGCCGAAGTCGAGGCGCGCATCCGTGCGATCAACCCTTACGCCAAGCTGCATCGAACCGAGCGCTGCCAGGTCGCGCTCGCCGACGTGCTGGAGCGCGGCGCATTCGATCTCGACCGCATCCTCGAAATCGAGCCGGCCTTTCTCGAGGCCGATGATCACGATCACCATCATGATCACGACCACGGCCACCATCACCATGGCCACGACCATCATCACGATCACGGGCTGAAGCACTATCACGACGAGGACATGCAATCGCTGTCGCTGAAGAGCGACAAGCCGCTCGATCCCGCCAAGTTCATGCCCTGGCTGCAGCAATTGGTGCAGACCGAAGGCGGCAAGATCCTGCGCTCCAAGGGCATCCTCGCTTTCACCGGCGACGACGACCGCTACGTGTTCCAGGGCGTGCACATGATGCTGGAAGGCGATCACCAGCGGGCCTGGAAAGAGGGCGAGCCGCGCGAGAGCCGCGTGGTGTTCATTGGTCGCGATCTGCCCGAACAGGCGATCCGCGACGGCTTTGCCAAGTGCATCGCGTCATGA